A window of Candidatus Gracilibacteria bacterium genomic DNA:
ATTCCTTTACTCGTTATAACATCAAATGATGATGAGTTAAAAGAAATATTTACTCAGGTTACTTGTTCCCCTGACATTTTTTCTGCTTCTTCTAGTGAGTTATCTAGATTGGATTTAAATTCTTCCATATCTAATATGTTTCATTTACGAATTGCGTGTGAGTTAGAAACTCATACTCCAAGTACATGGAAGTCTCGAGATTTTTCTTCTGCAAAACTTCAAACCAATGTTCTAATTTTTGAACTTCCTATATCTATGGAAGTGATTATGTTTTCCGATGCCATAAAAAAATAAATATTAATGTGTTTTTAAAATGCTTGTTCTCTTTTTTTGTACGTTTTGCGTCCCATAATTACAGGAATTTCATTAATTTATACTCTTGTAGTACCCTTAAATTATATTTTGATTTTTTTATGAATCAACGCTCGTTTCAGAAGTCGTGTTGAAAACAAAAAAGTAAGCCTGTTTTTTGCAATAAAATTAATTACGTGCTAGTATTTAATTAGTAGATTTTAAATATATATATGAAACTTCTCCGTTATCTCATAAGTATGTTTCTTTTTCTTGTTTTAGGAATAGGAATATTTGTGAGCTACATCATTGCCTGAGATATTGTAAATATGAGTTTTTTCTCATTTTTTAATATTTTTCTCATTGTACTTATTCAGTTTCTCATCATTAGAGGGGTGTTTTATCTCTTTTATGATAAACCAATCCTGGTACTCGAATATACTATTAAAAAGTTTCTCGTAGGGTCACTGAGGGACGAAGAAATAAGTTTTAAAAAAACAATTAACCCCCATCTTAACTATGTTTTATTCTTTTTTAGAAAGACGCTCAGTACACTAAAAAACATAAAATCAGAGTTTATTCACGGAAAGGAAATAAAATCTGAGGTCGATTTTGCAGCAGAAATACAAGAAAAACTGTTTCATAAAACTATTCCAGTTGTTCCACATCTAGAAATTGTCGCGAGATCAAAACCTGCAGCAGAAATAGGTTGAGATAGTTTTGATATCATTCCACAGTGAGATAACTATTATATATACGTAGGAGACGCGACGGGTCATGGGGTTGGAGCGTGATTTATTATGATGATGGTGAACGCACTCGTGTCTGGTTTTTCAATAGTAAGTCATAAATGAAACCAAATTCTTGCTCTTACAAATGATATCATTAAACCTCGAGTAAAGGCTAATCTCCTCATGAGTATGCTCCTGATTCGTTGGAACGCTGAAGAAAAAAGACTCTATATGACTGGAGCCTGACATGAGTATCTGATGATTTATAAAAATAAAAGTAACAAGTGTTTTAAAATAAAATCAGGATGAGTGGCACTTGGTATGACAAAAAATATACATAAACTCCTCAAAGAACGAGAAATATCCTTTGAAGAAAATGATATAATTATCCTCTACAGTGATGGAATCACTGAAGCGATTAACCAAAGCAAAAGAGATGGAAATGAAACAATGTTTGGAGAAGATAGACTTATAGAAGCAATAGAAAAAGCACCAGAAATAGGAACAATGAGACTCAAAACCGCACGAAGTGTATTCAAGAATATATCTATATCTCTTTCACAATTTATGTGATACAAACATCTTCAACTGGATGATATAACTCTCGTGACTATTCAGTATGTTTCAGACCGTTATAAAAAAGATGAGGATTGCAGTGAAATGATGTCAGACGAATTAATTACAGATTGGCAATGGAATAAGTAATACTTGCTTTTTCATATAAAAAAATAATTGTAAAGCATATATCGATTGCACTTCTTTACAAACGAGGGCTCTGGAGTACTATACTTTCTAATTTTTCACCCTCTAATCATCATTTGTGAATCGACAAGAAAAACTTATTGAACTCGTTTGAAAGAGATACACCTGAGATGTTACAGGTTTTTTACCATCTTGAAAAGACGAGTGAACTCCCAAAGACTCAAAAGACTGAAAAAAAATCTCCAACTCTGAAGAAAATAAAAATATACTCGCTGCTGAAAAAGAGTACAAAGAAGCTCTTGCCTACGTAAAAGATGCTATTTCACCAGCCTTTCTCAAAGTGTATCAAGATAAGATCAGAATAAATAACACCTTTGCAAAGACATTTTTTGTCTATTCATATCCAAATTTTTTAGAGTGAAACTGGCTTTCACCGGTTATAAACTGGGATGTGAAGTTTGATATGAGTTTATACGTCTATCCAATTGAATCAGCCTTTGTACAAAAATATCTCCGTAAACGACTCACTCAACTCCATTCTGAACGAAGTATCAATGCAGAGAAATGACTCATCAATGATCCAGGGCTTGAAGCTCAGATTCAAGACGTCGAAGAATTACGAGCTAAACTCACTCGTGGTATGGAAAAATACTTTCATATGGGTCTCTATATTACGGTGTACTCAGATACGGAAGAATCACTCAACAGAATTGGGAAAGATATAGAAACTATTCTCGCTGGTCGAAATGTCCTTCAGAAACAAAGTTTTCTGCGAGCAGAACAATGATTTATTTCTACAGGTCCATTTGCAAAGGATGATTTAGGAGTGTATAGAAATATCTCAACATGAGGACTCTCAACTACCTTCCCTTTTTCAAGTTCTACGCTCTCTCATGACGACTGAATACTCTATTGAGTGAATACTCATAATAATTCCCTCATACTCTACGATCGATTTAAATCAGAAAATGCAAATATGGTTGTATTTGCAAAATCTGGATCTGGGAAATCATTTACCGTGAAACTTGAAATACTCAGAATGCTCATGATGTGAATCGATGTCATAGTAATAGATCCTGAAAATGAGTATAGACCATTGGTGGATACCGTGTGAGGAAGTTATCTCGATGTGAGTCTTAACTCAAATGAGAGAATCAATCCCTTTGATTTACCACTTGGGATGAAAGATCATGAAGAAAAACCATGAGATCTTCTTAGATCATCAGTTATAAACTTGCTTGGTCTCATGAATCTCCTGCTTGGAAAAATGACCCCAGACGAAGAATCACTTATGGAAAAATGACTCATCACCACATACTCTCTTAAGTGAATTACCATTGAAGATGATAATATAGAGTGAAAAGAAGTGCCAATTATGCAAGACCTCAAAGACGTCCTAGAAACGATGGATGGTGCAAATTCTCTCGTAACCAGAATGGAGAAATATACGAGTGGAATATTTGCCTGAATATTTTCAAAACGAACCAATATAGACCTCAAAGAGTGACTCCAAGTATTTTCTGTTCGAGATCTCGACGATATACTTCGACCAACGACTATGTATGTAATCCTGAACCATATTTGGAATAAAGTACGTAGTTCAAACAAAAAACGTATCATGGTTATTGATGAAGCTTGGAATATTATGCAACACGAGGACTCTGCTAAGTTCTTGTTTGGACTTGTAAAACGAGCACGTAAATATAATCTCTGAATCACTACTATCACTCAAGATGTGGAGGATTTTGCAGCAAGTAGCTACGGAAAACCTATTATCTCTAACTCATCTATTCAACTCTTACTCAAACAATCAAGTGCTTCTATAGACGCACTACAAAACATATTTAAACTCACAGAACAAGAAAAATATATACTCCTTAACTCTGCTGTCGGACAAGGACTCTTTTTTGCTGGAGCAGAACATGTTTGAATCCAAGTCCTTGCTTCATTTTATGAGGAGCAAATTGTATCAACCAATCCAAATAGATAAGTTCTCAAATAAAGTTTTGAATGTTGATTGTTTAAACTTATAAATACTACAGACCTCATACATATTTTATGTATGTTATTATGTATATTTATTAAATTGTAATGCTATGTGGTATTCTCGATATATTCTCCTCGTGTCAGGAATTTTTTCTGTGCTCATCTCATCTCTTGTGAGTGCTATTCCTTTAGGATTTTATAATCAATGAGAAGTATCTGCCTTGTACCCAACATTTATCACTCCCGCAGCTTTTACTTTTTCAATTTGGGGACTTATATATCTCACGTGGATAGCATATTGAATATACGAAGCTTTTTTTGCAAAGACGAGTTTAGATTCAAAAAATGCCTACTTACTTGCATCAGCTCAAATCATTTCTTCATTTTGGCTGATCCCTTCTCAATATCTCTATATAGCTACGAGTTTGATTGTGATGTATGTTGTGTTGTATATCCTCAGTCTCAATTTTGTACTCTCTCGAAATGAAAACAAATATTTTAAATATATGCTCGATTTATTCTTAGGATGGATAATTGTAGCCTCCCTCGCGAACACTCATCTGTTCCTTGTAGCTAAAGATATGTATTTCAGTCCACTTGTACTCACGGTCTTGTCGCTTGTAGGTGGAACATTTGTTGTACTCTATCTCTATAAAAAGTATCTCAGTGTCATACCAAGTTTCGTTCTCATATGGGCACTCTTTGGTATAATATTTTCTGATAAACCCGCTGTTATTGATCAAGTATCTGCTCTGTGTATTCTCACCATTGTTTGAGTCCTTGTCGTTTCAAATGAAAAGTTACTGAACAGAATCATGAGAAAATCAAACTTAGAAAATCCTCAGAAATAATTTGCATTTTAACTGTAAATTTATACAATCAACCCGCTTCTCAAATCCTCTATCTTGTCATAGATACAGGTAGAAATACATATATTTGGGGGAAATGATATATACCCGTCAATCCGTCGTTTAAAAATATATATATTTTTCATTCAGATATGAGCTCATAAGAGCTCGATTACTTATAAATAAATAGAAATATTATGGCTAAAAAAGAAGTGAAAGGATATATAAAGTTACAAATCAAGTGAGGACAAGCTAATCCAGCTCCTCCAGTAGGACCTGCCCTTGGTCAATACGGGGTACCTATTCAAGAATTTACATCTCAATTCAACGAACGAACAAAAGATAAAATGGGAGTAAAACTTCCTGTTGTCATCACTGTTTTCGAAGATAGAACATTTACATTCGTCGTTAAACAACCACCTGCAAGTACTCTTATTAAAGGAAAACTTAATCTTAAATCAGGATCTAAACTTCCACAAAAAGAAAAAGTTGGTCACCTAAAATTTGATGATTTAAAATCATTGGCAGAAGAAAAAATGCCTGATCTTAATGCTTGGGATACTGCTGGAGCAATGAAAACTCTTATGGGTACAGCTCGAGCTACTGGTGTTACAACAGATATCGATGATATGACTCTCGAAGAACTCAGAAAAAAACTTGCTGCATAAGCTCATTTAAAATCAAGAGCTCAAACTCTTGATTTTTTTTCTCTTTATATCTCTTACAATATTGATATGGAAAAAACAGTAAATATAAACTGGGTCATAAGTATGATACTCTGGTTTTTCTTCGGTATGTTTGGAGTTCATAGATATTTCAATTGAAAAATCGTATCTGGAATTATCATGTTAATTACATTTGGTTGACTTTGAATATGGTGGCTCATTGATGGAATCGTCCTAGTATTAGGGAAATTCACAGATGCTGAAAATAAGTATGTTAAGATATATAAATCAGAATCTCCTACTTCAGTACAATTGTAAAGAAGGAAACTTCTTTCTTATGTTCTCATCGTCTAATGGTTAGGATGCGGCCTTCTCAAGGCTGAGATCGGAGTTCAATTCTCCGTGGGAATACCAAAAATTACATAATAAAAATAAAGCCCTATTGAAAGGGCTTTATTTTGTATATAGCGAAATCAGAGTTATAGTTCTATTAATATAATTTTCATAAATACCCTTTGAATAAAGAATTAGAAACAGAAGTTCAAGACTTTGAAACGATGAAAAAACTTTTATTATTATTATGACTCAAAATAAAAGCTTACCAAGAAATATATAGAGAAACATGGAAAACTCATGACTCTATATACTTTATGTTAGATGAATGGCCTGGTCTCAAAACATTTATAGAAATAGAATGAGCTGATAATGTACTTGTACATAAGTACTCTGAAAAACTAGGATTTAATCTAAGTGAGTGAATCTTTTGAGCAGTTTATCAATTATATTTTCTAGAACTTTGAATTGAACCCAAAATAATTAATTCTACTCCAGAAATTACTTTTTAAAATCCACCATCATTTATTTCTCAGGAATACTAAACTTGAAAATCACCAGTGAATAATTCAGCAAATTTTGATTTCCTCAAAGATTATGATATTATTGTTACATAATTTATGAGTTACATAATAATTCCTTCATATGAGTAATAGAACCGTTTTAATTATCGAGGATAATGAGGATATACAAGAAATATACAAGATACATTTTGAATCACAGTGATTTACAGTTATTTCTACACTCAATGGCTTAGACGGGATTATAAAAACCCTTGAAATATCTCCAGATATCATATTACTCGATATTATGATGCCGCAAATGGATGGATTTGAAGTCCTAGAAACTATAAAAAATCACTCATCTATTAACACACCCATTATAGTGTGTAGCAATCTTTCACAAGAATCAGATAAACACAAAACCTTTGAATTATGAGCACATTTATTCTTGGTGAAATCTGACTATACTGGGGCACAAGTAGTACAAAAAGTAATTTCATTTTTAGAAAAAAATAAGAGCTCATAGCTCTTATTTTTTGAAAGGAATATCAAAATAAAAAATACTTCCAGGATGATCAAGACACGGTTTCATATCTATTTTTCCATTCATTCATTCAATAATAGTTTTACAAATAGAGAGGCCTAATCCTGTCCCTTTTTGAGTTTTTTGTAAATAATTATCAACTTGTGAGAATTTTTTAAAGAGCTTATTTTTATTTTCTTCAGCAATACCTAATCACGTATCAGTAACACTGACTCTTAATATAGTATCTCACTCAAGTATTTCTGTTGAAATCATTATACTTCCTTGCTCAGTAAATTTACACGCATTTCCTACAAGATTATTGAGGACTTGTTTGATTTTTTGTCGATCAAGATAAACTTCTAGCTCTTGGCTTGAATAAGAAATACTAAGTCCTTTTGATTCACACATTCTTCTAAAAAATGAATATACTTCATCTATGAGGTCATGGAGAGAAAAAGATTCATACTCAAATGTAATTTTTCCTGACTCTAGTTTTCCTATATCCAACATATCATTTACTATATTAATGAGGTTATTAATATTAGATTCTATCCTGAGAAGATATTTTTTTTGTTGCTCTGTAATTTCACCAAATGACCCAGAAAGTAATAATTCATTATACCCATTAATAATTGTCATAGGGGTTCGAAGCTCATGAGAAGCAATGGAAAGAAACTCATCTTTCATGGCATCTACTTCTTTTTCTTTAGTAATATCTCGCTCAATCACTAAAAAAAATACTATAATATTTTGTGAATTAAATATTGGAGTAAATGATACTTCTGAAATAAACTGCGAACCATTTTTTCTTGTGGTGACCAATTCCTCTTGAATACCAAGTCCTTGTGTTTCTAAAGATTCATAAATATTTTCAATTTTGTCTCTTTTTTCATCTCTTCGAATGGTATCTCAAAGATTTTTACCCAGTACTTCCTCAACATCAAATCAGGTAGCTTCAAGGAATGAAGTATTCAAAATACAACTTTTTTTTCAAGATTAATAATTGAAATATAATCCGATGCATTCTCTACAGCTAGTTGAAATTTTTGTAATTCTATATTGAGTTTTTTGGTATCTTTTTCTTGTTGTATAATTTTTTCTATATTTTTTTTGTCTCTTCGAATGAGTTTTACAAGATAGGAAGTGAGTTCTGATATTTCAATATGTTTTTTCTTTTTAAAAGAAGATCAAGCATCAAGATTTGAGATAGACTCCAGCAAATCTTGAATAATAGTTTCATTTTGGAGTGCATTAATTTGAAGTTTTTCATTTTTTTCTTGCATCTCAGAGGAACTAATATCTAGTGATCGCTCCATGAGAATTCTATCATTTTCAAATGATCGATATGCGTCAGATATGGCTCAAAAAAACACGTCCATTTTACTCAGTTCTTCTGGACTAAATTCCGATAAATATTTTCATATTTGTCTCTCAAGTAAGGTTTTTAACATACAATATTATAGTTCTCAGAATAAAGTAAGTGTCATTGTTTGATTATGCAACTGGCAATCGAGAATGTCATGCTCAGAGGGTCACACTTCTCAATAGGAATAGAATCAACCTATAGCTACTGAGTTTCCGATGATATTACGAATAACTTCTATCTCTTCTTCACTTCTTTGTCAGAGCACAAGCTTTCTCCCGACACAACTTACTAGAAGAGCAAAAGATGAGTGTTTCATTCAAGTGATTCCTGTATCTGCTGCCTGAGCCGCTCACCCTATAATTCTATTAAAATTCCCTTTCATCAGTTGTGCGGTGTATCCTTGTGGTACATTTCAGGCAAAAGTAATACTTTTATCATCCTCATTGATAGAGAGCAAGGTTCGTACCACACTAGTATCAGATCATGGTTCATAAATATTAAGAGGAAAGAGTAAACCAGAACTTGGAAGGTCTTTTGCCTGATCTCATAAATACGTTTTATATAAATCTAACACAGGTTTTTCATCGAGCTCATAGACAATATTATCCTGAGATTTTGTGACTAGTCTTTTTTGTCCAAAACTATCCCAGCCTCCAACTGATCATTTACCAACCTGAAAATATTCTCCATAAAAACCAATAACTATTATCATTTTCTTTGAATTTGGTACTCTATTATGTGCAACAAAAGTTTCTTTGAAGTCTGCAGAATCACCAGCAAGTCATCCTGTTAACCCGATTGATGTTCACAGTATTTCTTTCATTCCTTGAATAAGAGAGGATCCATTTACCTGAAGTCCATCAGAAAAAACAATAACATGTCGAAGCTTGTCTCCTAGAAGTGACTGAGCAAGTTCTTGTCACTTACTATAACTCTCAGACATAGCATCTATTTCGGTTTCATGAACTACTATCTGAGTTTTTTCAAAATACAGTGCATTGACACACACGCTTTCATCTCGCACAAATTCCTTATATATTTCCCCAGATGTTGAGACTGTAATGATATGTGCCTGTGGGTATTTCGCTCTCACAAAATCATATATATCAGCATTACAAACCAGTGATGGAGCACTAAACACGAGTACTAATTGGCATTTATCTCGTGGAAAGCCAGTATCAGGACTCATATCCCAAGCTGCATCATGATATGATATTTGTTCTGTAAGCATGAATTTTTTTTTAAAAAACTAAAATATTGACTCGTTATGGTCTTCCAGTAAAATTCTTTTTATCTCTCTGATACTAACATATTTAAAATAAAATATCTAAAAATAAGTATGTATTATTAGAGTATTTGTGTTTATCTATATTTTGTTTTTACAGAGTGAGAAACTCTAAAATAGTTCTTTTTTGTAATAAAAATCACTCTACCACGTCATATTTGTAATAATATCTCCTCTCATCCGTCCTAATGAATAGAAACCATAATGAAATTATAAAAGAGCTCTATGAAAGTACTATTGATGGTCTCTATAGATTTGCGTATTTTAAACTCCAATCTCAAGAAGAGGAAATATTAGATTTAATTCAAGAGTCATTTTATAAACTCTCTCTCGAACTCAAAGCATGAAAAAAAATAGATAATATGAATGCATATATCTATAAAGTACTATGAAATAAAATTATAGATTACTACCGAAAACAAAAGTCTGTGTCACTAGATGAACATATAGATGTACACGGAGATACCTTTGAAGGAGGAAGTAATATAGAAGATATTACCCACGCAAAACTCGAAGTCGAAAAAGTATATAGAATACTTGCGTGACTCGATGGCTTTGAAAAAGATATATTTTTACTGAGATATGTTGAAGAGCTGAGTCCAAAAGAAATCTCTAAAATATATGATATCCCAGTAAATACGCTCACTGTGAGACTTCACAGAATAAAAGAAAAAGTAAGTTCACATCTTATTGATCCAAACGAAACCAATGAATAAAAATTTCCCACATATAAAAAAAGTTGTTCATTTAACTTCTGATAAAAAGGCTCTACTATGGCAAAATATATCAGAAAAAATAAATAACTCGAATAAAAATGTAATAACTTCTCCCCTCACACGTCATATAAATTGAGAACAAAAAAATGCTTCTCGATTTATATATGATAACAAGAAGACTATGATAGTTACAATTATTACATGAATATCACTTATTTTTGCATGAGGTGCATCATTTGCTGCTAATAGCTCACTTCCCGGTGATATACTCTATCCTATTAAAATACATGTAAATGAAAATGTAGAAAGTGCCTTCACTG
This region includes:
- the rplK gene encoding 50S ribosomal protein L11, which codes for MAKKEVKGYIKLQIKGGQANPAPPVGPALGQYGVPIQEFTSQFNERTKDKMGVKLPVVITVFEDRTFTFVVKQPPASTLIKGKLNLKSGSKLPQKEKVGHLKFDDLKSLAEEKMPDLNAWDTAGAMKTLMGTARATGVTTDIDDMTLEELRKKLAA
- a CDS encoding response regulator; this encodes MSNRTVLIIEDNEDIQEIYKIHFESQGFTVISTLNGLDGIIKTLEISPDIILLDIMMPQMDGFEVLETIKNHSSINTPIIVCSNLSQESDKHKTFELGAHLFLVKSDYTGAQVVQKVISFLEKNKSS
- a CDS encoding DUF87 domain-containing protein, whose translation is MNRQEKLIELVGKRYTGDVTGFLPSGKDEGTPKDSKDGKKISNSEENKNILAAEKEYKEALAYVKDAISPAFLKVYQDKIRINNTFAKTFFVYSYPNFLEGNWLSPVINWDVKFDMSLYVYPIESAFVQKYLRKRLTQLHSERSINAEKGLINDPGLEAQIQDVEELRAKLTRGMEKYFHMGLYITVYSDTEESLNRIGKDIETILAGRNVLQKQSFLRAEQGFISTGPFAKDDLGVYRNISTGGLSTTFPFSSSTLSHDDGILYGVNTHNNSLILYDRFKSENANMVVFAKSGSGKSFTVKLEILRMLMMGIDVIVIDPENEYRPLVDTVGGSYLDVSLNSNERINPFDLPLGMKDHEEKPGDLLRSSVINLLGLMNLLLGKMTPDEESLMEKGLITTYSLKGITIEDDNIEGKEVPIMQDLKDVLETMDGANSLVTRMEKYTSGIFAGIFSKRTNIDLKEGLQVFSVRDLDDILRPTTMYVILNHIWNKVRSSNKKRIMVIDEAWNIMQHEDSAKFLFGLVKRARKYNLGITTITQDVEDFAASSYGKPIISNSSIQLLLKQSSASIDALQNIFKLTEQEKYILLNSAVGQGLFFAGAEHVGIQVLASFYEEQIVSTNPNR
- a CDS encoding TM2 domain-containing protein; translation: MEKTVNINWVISMILWFFFGMFGVHRYFNGKIVSGIIMLITFGGLGIWWLIDGIVLVLGKFTDAENKYVKIYKSESPTSVQL
- a CDS encoding PAS domain-containing protein; its protein translation is MNTSFLEATGFDVEEVLGKNLGDTIRRDEKRDKIENIYESLETQGLGIQEELVTTRKNGSQFISEVSFTPIFNSQNIIVFFLVIERDITKEKEVDAMKDEFLSIASHELRTPMTIINGYNELLLSGSFGEITEQQKKYLLRIESNINNLINIVNDMLDIGKLESGKITFEYESFSLHDLIDEVYSFFRRMCESKGLSISYSSQELEVYLDRQKIKQVLNNLVGNACKFTEQGSIMISTEILEGDTILRVSVTDTGLGIAEENKNKLFKKFSQVDNYLQKTQKGTGLGLSICKTIIEGMNGKIDMKPCLDHPGSIFYFDIPFKK
- a CDS encoding serine/threonine-protein phosphatase, translated to MKLLRYLISMFLFLVLGIGIFVSYIIAGDIVNMSFFSFFNIFLIVLIQFLIIRGVFYLFYDKPILVLEYTIKKFLVGSLRDEEISFKKTINPHLNYVLFFFRKTLSTLKNIKSEFIHGKEIKSEVDFAAEIQEKLFHKTIPVVPHLEIVARSKPAAEIGGDSFDIIPQGDNYYIYVGDATGHGVGAGFIMMMVNALVSGFSIVSHKGNQILALTNDIIKPRVKANLLMSMLLIRWNAEEKRLYMTGAGHEYLMIYKNKSNKCFKIKSGGVALGMTKNIHKLLKEREISFEENDIIILYSDGITEAINQSKRDGNETMFGEDRLIEAIEKAPEIGTMRLKTARSVFKNISISLSQFMGYKHLQLDDITLVTIQYVSDRYKKDEDCSEMMSDELITDWQWNK
- a CDS encoding sigma-70 family RNA polymerase sigma factor, whose product is MNRNHNEIIKELYESTIDGLYRFAYFKLQSQEEEILDLIQESFYKLSLELKAGKKIDNMNAYIYKVLGNKIIDYYRKQKSVSLDEHIDVHGDTFEGGSNIEDITHAKLEVEKVYRILAGLDGFEKDIFLLRYVEELSPKEISKIYDIPVNTLTVRLHRIKEKVSSHLIDPNETNE
- a CDS encoding histidine kinase; amino-acid sequence: MLTEQISYHDAAWDMSPDTGFPRDKCQLVLVFSAPSLVCNADIYDFVRAKYPQAHIITVSTSGEIYKEFVRDESVCVNALYFEKTQIVVHETEIDAMSESYSKGQELAQSLLGDKLRHVIVFSDGLQVNGSSLIQGMKEILGTSIGLTGGLAGDSADFKETFVAHNRVPNSKKMIIVIGFYGEYFQVGKGSVGGWDSFGQKRLVTKSQDNIVYELDEKPVLDLYKTYLGDQAKDLPSSGLLFPLNIYEPGSDTSVVRTLLSINEDDKSITFAGNVPQGYTAQLMKGNFNRIIGGAAQAADTGITGMKHSSFALLVSCVGRKLVLGQRSEEEIEVIRNIIGNSVAIGGFYSYGEVGPSEHDILDCQLHNQTMTLTLFGEL